In a genomic window of Desulfovibrio inopinatus DSM 10711:
- a CDS encoding ATP-binding protein translates to MPQASFSSQKQSPPTELNRGFFGKLVHLLPQSIYLRFLLAALVIGLLTSAVAIFASWWISRSMIHTLRDENMVTILRNTVDLIGRTRISMDEMRSFAIDEKKRTAEDSTFFIVHLLETFDEHVQSGTMQPEEARHAAFQQIQEMTTWLDPQIVLVSAGGSVLLHPQSELIGKDAAEFRDKYGESLFVVQNSATSLHFPGSRHYHVFQLEQKNGKTVPVLVANTRYSPWDLWIFTITPLDGIEKGLNDHFQTALNELRARIQEIVIAKTGYVFVFNEQCHWVAHPNIIGGDYVTLSTTSLYKDMCQSLKDTAERPFGKNILSYDWEKPDERNTFTHSKIAWCVREPITGWYVCVSAYTEEVNAGLPQLIASISMPALGSIVLVGLALALLLRSLLRPIADLTNLCQSVSRGNLDTKVDEDAPGEMGYLCRQFNKMVFRLRALRQKDEIKRRELEELNTNLGKLVRVRTQALERKARKLEDANQRLRALDEMKSSFVSSVSHELRTPLTSILGFAKIILKDFRREYLNSPGSKPPSKRASRIASNLDIIIVEGERLTRLVNDFLDLAKIESGRMQWHDTVVDMSEVFERSTASIMSLAEQRHLAVRVTMPNDIPPLYIDRDKAMQIFVNLLHNAVKFTPRGSICIHGSCSDDWVQFVVTDTGVGMTKSNLSMIFDKFQQAVQQGNTLIEKPKGTGLGLAICKNIIDHYGGLIWAESEPDKGTSIYVELPAMRDRTVRRESICGQEETDLPQ, encoded by the coding sequence ATGCCGCAGGCTTCGTTTTCTTCTCAAAAGCAGAGTCCACCAACTGAACTCAACAGAGGCTTCTTCGGCAAGCTTGTTCACCTATTACCTCAGTCCATTTATTTACGCTTCCTCCTGGCCGCGCTTGTTATCGGTCTCCTCACATCTGCCGTAGCTATTTTTGCTTCATGGTGGATCAGTCGGTCCATGATACACACATTGCGTGACGAGAATATGGTGACGATTTTACGCAATACAGTGGATCTTATCGGGCGGACTCGTATTTCTATGGATGAGATGCGTTCTTTTGCTATTGATGAAAAAAAACGTACCGCCGAAGATTCAACGTTTTTTATTGTTCATCTGTTAGAAACATTTGATGAGCACGTCCAATCGGGCACAATGCAACCTGAAGAAGCTCGACACGCGGCTTTTCAGCAGATTCAAGAGATGACGACCTGGCTTGATCCACAAATTGTTCTTGTTTCTGCGGGAGGCTCCGTACTTCTTCACCCGCAATCCGAACTCATCGGGAAGGATGCGGCCGAATTTCGTGATAAATACGGTGAGTCACTCTTCGTTGTACAAAATAGTGCAACTTCCCTCCATTTTCCCGGTTCCAGACATTATCATGTATTTCAACTGGAACAAAAGAATGGAAAAACCGTTCCGGTTCTTGTGGCGAATACACGCTACTCTCCATGGGATCTTTGGATTTTCACCATAACGCCATTGGATGGTATTGAGAAAGGACTGAACGATCATTTCCAGACAGCGCTGAACGAGCTTCGTGCCAGAATTCAAGAGATTGTTATTGCCAAGACAGGATATGTCTTTGTTTTTAATGAACAATGTCATTGGGTTGCGCATCCGAACATTATTGGTGGTGATTATGTGACACTGTCAACGACCAGCTTGTACAAAGACATGTGTCAATCACTGAAAGACACAGCGGAACGTCCCTTTGGCAAAAATATTTTATCCTATGACTGGGAGAAGCCAGATGAACGCAATACCTTCACGCATTCCAAAATAGCATGGTGTGTTCGGGAACCTATTACCGGCTGGTACGTCTGTGTCTCAGCTTATACTGAAGAAGTGAACGCCGGGTTGCCTCAATTGATTGCGAGCATTTCTATGCCTGCATTGGGCTCCATTGTTTTGGTTGGATTAGCTCTTGCCCTGTTGTTGCGATCCCTTTTGCGACCAATTGCCGACCTGACGAACTTGTGTCAGTCGGTGAGCCGGGGAAATCTTGATACGAAGGTCGATGAGGATGCTCCCGGGGAAATGGGCTATTTATGTCGGCAATTCAATAAAATGGTGTTTCGGCTTCGTGCGTTGCGACAAAAGGATGAAATCAAGCGGCGTGAACTTGAAGAACTCAATACGAATTTGGGCAAACTTGTCCGGGTGCGCACCCAGGCATTGGAACGAAAAGCAAGGAAATTGGAAGATGCCAATCAACGCTTAAGAGCGCTGGATGAAATGAAGTCATCGTTTGTTTCGTCAGTCTCTCATGAATTACGAACTCCACTGACGTCGATACTCGGGTTTGCCAAGATTATTCTGAAGGACTTTCGTCGAGAATATTTGAATTCACCAGGAAGCAAGCCACCCAGCAAGCGCGCCAGCCGCATTGCCTCCAATCTGGACATCATTATTGTGGAAGGGGAGCGTTTGACGCGTTTAGTCAATGACTTCCTGGATTTGGCCAAAATCGAATCTGGTCGAATGCAGTGGCATGATACCGTCGTCGATATGTCTGAGGTCTTTGAACGCTCTACAGCCAGTATTATGTCATTAGCAGAGCAACGTCACCTTGCTGTGCGTGTGACTATGCCAAATGATATACCGCCATTGTACATTGACCGTGACAAGGCGATGCAGATTTTTGTGAATTTATTACATAACGCTGTAAAGTTTACGCCGAGAGGTTCGATTTGTATCCACGGATCTTGCTCTGATGATTGGGTACAATTTGTTGTGACCGATACCGGTGTCGGAATGACAAAAAGCAATCTTTCAATGATCTTTGATAAGTTTCAGCAAGCTGTGCAACAAGGCAATACGTTGATCGAAAAGCCGAAAGGTACCGGTCTTGGCTTGGCAATCTGTAAAAATATCATCGACCATTACGGTGGGTTGATTTGGGCCGAATCCGAGCCGGACAAAGGAACTTCGATCTACGTGGAACTTCCGGCTATGCGTGATAGAACGGTTCGTCGAGAATCTATCTGCGGCCAAGAAGAAACAGACCTGCCACAATGA
- a CDS encoding LysR family transcriptional regulator, with the protein MNARHLIESDLNLLVIFEAIYIERSLTRAGRRVNLTQSAVSHALSRLRDMFDDALFIRQGKHMEPTSLASGLYPDVSRALSMLESVVFDRDRFNPARSQREFTLGMGDYGVVVLLPSLLERIRRLAPGICLRIRQTTIENREELLSEGGIDALIGIEQPYGRHIRYCRLLEDRDVLIVRRGHPEFKEGITKEQYQQAEFISLCLKDSSGDPLDMYVNFGRAGRNIVLTIEQETLIPKLVAGSDCIAHIGERVARECIHGLPLNILPVPLPDTRFMLNLYWNAAQERDPGNMWLREQIKQIAQEITATEKDTLQDLTV; encoded by the coding sequence ATGAACGCACGTCATCTTATTGAATCCGACCTAAATCTCTTGGTCATTTTCGAGGCAATATATATCGAACGCAGCCTGACGCGGGCAGGACGGCGCGTTAATCTCACGCAATCCGCCGTTAGCCACGCTCTTTCTCGATTACGAGATATGTTTGATGATGCGTTATTTATTCGTCAGGGAAAGCACATGGAGCCGACATCGTTGGCTTCTGGATTGTACCCTGATGTGTCTCGAGCATTGAGTATGCTTGAGTCGGTCGTATTCGATCGTGATCGTTTCAATCCGGCAAGGAGTCAACGTGAGTTTACATTAGGGATGGGGGACTATGGCGTTGTTGTGCTGTTGCCATCTTTGTTGGAGCGCATTCGGCGTCTCGCTCCAGGGATTTGTTTACGGATTCGACAGACAACTATCGAAAATCGTGAAGAATTGCTCAGTGAAGGAGGCATTGATGCATTGATCGGTATTGAACAGCCCTATGGGCGGCATATCAGGTATTGCCGACTCCTTGAGGATAGAGATGTACTCATCGTGCGTCGCGGCCACCCTGAATTCAAAGAGGGCATTACAAAGGAACAATATCAACAGGCTGAGTTCATTTCGTTGTGTCTGAAGGATTCTTCGGGGGATCCTCTTGATATGTATGTTAATTTTGGCCGTGCTGGTCGTAATATTGTACTAACTATAGAACAAGAGACACTGATTCCGAAGCTGGTGGCTGGGTCTGACTGTATTGCACACATAGGGGAGAGAGTGGCGAGAGAATGTATTCATGGGTTGCCGTTGAATATTCTGCCAGTTCCGCTCCCCGATACGCGTTTTATGCTGAATTTATACTGGAATGCCGCACAAGAACGTGACCCAGGGAATATGTGGTTGCGTGAACAAATCAAACAGATTGCTCAGGAAATAACCGCGACAGAAAAAGACACTCTTCAGGATCTGACGGTATGA
- a CDS encoding aminotransferase class V-fold PLP-dependent enzyme, protein MIYLDNAATSYPKNEPALRRAMERYLALGASPGRGGYDRAVEAEELVSSIRQNIATFCHAPTGSHTCFAANATDALNTLIQGMADGTSHIVSTRLEHNSVLRPLRHMQYNDLLEVDILDFDDRGFVSVESIEAALRPHTKAVIITHASNVLGTVQPLIKIGAMLHRHGVALCVDASQSVGHLPIDMQAAHIDALVFTGHKGPAGPTGIGALVLDPCLDVKPSRFGGTGVDSHNPFQPTEYPARLESGTQNMLGIIALEECLRDLSIHTQSIRLKEEMRLLKRLFGALVKLPGVRVYGGHDMEKQVPLLSCTVNDMKAADVGAVLDGDFDIAVRTGLHCAPLVHERLGTAPYGTVRFSLGSHTTDADIDAAIEAMQEIAQSCGSS, encoded by the coding sequence ATGATCTATCTGGACAACGCCGCTACTTCGTATCCCAAAAACGAACCCGCTTTGCGTCGAGCGATGGAGCGTTACCTTGCTCTTGGCGCATCTCCCGGACGTGGGGGATATGATCGTGCCGTAGAAGCCGAAGAATTAGTCTCCTCAATCCGCCAAAACATTGCCACCTTTTGTCATGCCCCAACCGGCAGTCACACCTGTTTCGCAGCGAATGCCACTGACGCTCTGAACACCCTCATTCAGGGAATGGCAGATGGCACTTCACATATCGTCTCGACTCGGCTTGAGCACAATTCCGTACTTCGTCCTCTGCGTCACATGCAGTATAACGATTTACTTGAGGTCGATATTCTTGATTTTGATGATCGAGGTTTCGTCTCTGTCGAATCCATAGAAGCAGCCCTGCGTCCCCATACCAAAGCCGTCATTATAACACATGCTTCCAATGTCTTGGGAACAGTGCAGCCTCTGATTAAAATAGGTGCCATGCTCCACAGACACGGTGTTGCCTTGTGCGTGGATGCCTCGCAGAGCGTCGGTCATCTTCCCATCGACATGCAGGCAGCGCATATTGATGCACTCGTATTCACTGGACACAAAGGCCCGGCCGGTCCCACCGGCATAGGAGCACTCGTGCTCGACCCCTGTCTTGACGTGAAACCGTCACGTTTTGGCGGCACGGGAGTTGATTCCCACAATCCGTTTCAGCCGACTGAATACCCTGCTCGTCTGGAATCAGGAACACAGAATATGTTAGGAATCATTGCTCTGGAGGAATGTCTTCGCGATCTGTCGATTCACACACAAAGCATTCGTTTGAAAGAAGAAATGCGCCTGTTGAAGCGGCTCTTTGGAGCCCTTGTCAAACTCCCCGGCGTGAGGGTGTACGGAGGGCACGACATGGAAAAGCAGGTTCCACTTCTCAGTTGCACGGTAAATGATATGAAAGCAGCCGATGTCGGAGCAGTACTTGATGGTGACTTCGATATAGCCGTACGCACAGGTTTACACTGTGCTCCTTTGGTTCATGAACGCCTCGGTACGGCTCCATACGGAACGGTACGCTTCAGTCTGGGATCGCATACAACGGATGCCGACATTGATGCGGCCATAGAGGCGATGCAGGAAATCGCACAGTCATGTGGTTCATCTTAA
- a CDS encoding TusE/DsrC/DsvC family sulfur relay protein, which translates to MTDTAPQNPHQTLLRLAGQEIVFDEEGYFMDDTQWTEAICRELAAQNGLTEMHEEHWRVLYAYRDYYAYNGRAPLNRDLKKATGMSVLTMERLFPGGLKLGARRLCGLPNPKTCQ; encoded by the coding sequence ATGACGGACACAGCACCCCAAAATCCTCACCAAACTCTCTTACGACTCGCCGGACAGGAGATCGTGTTTGACGAAGAAGGCTACTTCATGGACGATACCCAGTGGACGGAAGCAATATGCCGTGAACTTGCTGCACAAAACGGCTTGACTGAGATGCACGAAGAACATTGGCGTGTCCTCTATGCGTATCGCGACTACTATGCATACAACGGCCGTGCCCCACTGAATCGAGATCTCAAAAAAGCTACGGGGATGAGTGTCCTCACTATGGAACGTCTTTTTCCGGGAGGTCTTAAACTTGGAGCCCGCCGACTCTGTGGACTCCCCAACCCCAAGACATGCCAATGA
- a CDS encoding molybdopterin-dependent oxidoreductase, producing the protein MKRVNMTINGLSRQVVTNDTNVLLDLLRKDLQLTGTKQSCDRKGQCGACMVIVNGKTALSCLTKVKDLDGADIITVEGLGTPQNPHLIQQAFVLSGAIQCGFCTPGMIMATKALLDVNSDPTPEEIKKALRRNLCRCTGYTKIIEAVQLAARFLRKELTPESIMPASDAPAMGTSHPRRSSIEKACGTAHFTADILIPDALELAVLRSTVPHATIAKLDTTKAVSMPGVAGIVTAADIQGTNILKYLQDDRPVLCHDKVHYIGDPICIVAAATKAQAEAALKAIELELEELPILGHPFQSMEEGSLRVHPDRDNVCYDQPQIKGDADAALSDSAAVIEARFTTQINHQAPLEPEATVAYFEEDEDADQPKLVVIGRSINIHYHMAMLQAAVGWENMAYIEAYSGGQFGIKIDVISEGIAAAAAVHFQRAVRYIPSLHDSMLMTSKRHGFTMDVKLAADNTGKLTAYHNDFITDNGAYYSIGHVVVYRALLMLSGSYNIPNVKARGRLVYTNNPWGSAARGAGAPQANFALECAMEMLANKLDMDPFEFRLLNSLKVGETKSTGQGVTEWPFPEVMEKIRPHYERAVAEARATSTDTKLRGVGIGTGAFGIGGPNDNAVVAVELDDDGGLSIYAAAADPGEGNESMLLQLASAFMKMPLDRIRVNTRSTEYTAASGAAAGSRITYMIGNALINGLEQLKAAMDETGAKTGEDLKAAGHQARYLGRKKTEVGPLDPQTGQGPSFESQVHAVQLAEVEVDTATGKTRVIKMTTAVDAGPVIHPQNLVGQLDGGIDMGVGWALREQYIAGQTKDWVSFKFPTMATSFDMETIIQETPRPKGPLQVTGIGEMCMVPTAPAVINAIFNATGAWICDLPATPDKLLAAMNSVNA; encoded by the coding sequence ATGAAACGAGTGAACATGACAATCAACGGCCTGTCCCGTCAGGTTGTGACCAACGACACCAACGTGTTGCTGGATTTGCTACGAAAAGACTTACAACTTACCGGTACCAAACAATCCTGCGACCGCAAAGGACAATGCGGAGCGTGTATGGTGATCGTCAATGGTAAAACCGCGCTGTCATGTTTAACCAAAGTCAAAGACCTGGATGGCGCCGATATTATTACCGTGGAAGGGTTAGGGACGCCCCAAAATCCACATTTGATTCAACAGGCGTTTGTACTCTCCGGAGCTATTCAGTGTGGTTTCTGTACTCCGGGTATGATTATGGCGACGAAAGCATTGCTGGATGTAAATTCCGATCCCACCCCCGAAGAAATCAAAAAAGCACTACGTCGTAATCTGTGTCGTTGTACCGGTTATACAAAGATCATTGAAGCCGTACAGCTTGCTGCGCGATTCTTACGCAAAGAACTTACGCCAGAAAGCATCATGCCAGCCTCCGATGCTCCGGCAATGGGGACTTCGCATCCGCGGCGTTCATCCATAGAAAAAGCCTGTGGGACCGCACATTTTACGGCCGACATCCTCATTCCGGATGCCTTGGAACTCGCTGTATTACGAAGCACCGTCCCACATGCCACCATCGCCAAACTCGACACCACCAAAGCAGTGTCGATGCCTGGTGTGGCTGGTATTGTCACCGCCGCAGACATCCAGGGAACCAACATTCTCAAATATCTCCAAGACGATCGTCCGGTATTGTGCCATGACAAAGTGCATTATATCGGTGATCCCATCTGTATCGTCGCGGCCGCGACCAAGGCGCAGGCTGAAGCGGCATTGAAAGCCATTGAGCTTGAATTGGAAGAACTGCCCATATTGGGTCATCCTTTTCAATCCATGGAAGAAGGAAGCCTTCGCGTTCACCCCGACCGCGACAACGTGTGCTATGACCAACCGCAAATCAAAGGGGATGCCGACGCAGCGTTGTCCGATTCGGCTGCGGTCATCGAAGCTCGGTTTACCACCCAGATCAACCACCAGGCACCATTGGAACCCGAAGCAACCGTTGCCTACTTCGAAGAAGACGAAGATGCCGACCAGCCTAAGCTTGTAGTTATCGGACGCAGCATCAACATTCACTATCATATGGCCATGCTGCAGGCGGCAGTGGGCTGGGAGAACATGGCCTACATCGAGGCCTACTCCGGTGGACAATTCGGTATTAAAATCGATGTCATTTCCGAAGGCATTGCCGCAGCCGCAGCTGTCCATTTTCAACGAGCCGTACGCTATATTCCCAGCCTGCACGACAGCATGCTTATGACCTCCAAACGCCACGGTTTTACCATGGATGTCAAGCTGGCCGCAGATAACACCGGCAAACTGACCGCCTATCACAATGACTTCATAACCGATAACGGCGCATACTATTCTATCGGCCATGTCGTTGTGTATCGCGCGTTACTGATGCTTTCCGGATCCTACAACATTCCGAACGTCAAAGCGCGGGGACGCCTTGTATACACGAACAATCCATGGGGCAGCGCTGCCCGTGGCGCCGGAGCACCACAAGCCAACTTTGCTCTGGAATGTGCCATGGAAATGCTTGCCAACAAATTGGACATGGATCCATTCGAATTTCGCCTCCTCAACTCCTTGAAGGTCGGCGAAACCAAATCCACGGGACAAGGCGTCACAGAATGGCCTTTCCCAGAGGTCATGGAAAAAATTCGTCCACACTATGAACGTGCAGTTGCCGAAGCACGCGCCACCAGTACGGACACAAAATTGCGTGGAGTCGGGATTGGCACCGGTGCATTCGGCATCGGTGGCCCCAATGACAACGCCGTTGTAGCCGTTGAACTTGATGACGATGGAGGGCTCTCCATCTACGCAGCCGCAGCAGATCCGGGCGAAGGTAACGAATCCATGCTGCTGCAATTAGCCAGCGCCTTTATGAAAATGCCGCTGGATCGCATTCGCGTGAACACCCGTTCAACGGAATATACCGCCGCCAGTGGTGCAGCTGCAGGAAGTCGCATCACGTACATGATCGGCAATGCTCTGATTAATGGTCTCGAACAACTCAAGGCCGCCATGGATGAAACAGGGGCCAAGACTGGAGAAGATCTCAAAGCCGCTGGCCATCAAGCACGCTATCTGGGACGGAAAAAAACCGAAGTTGGTCCGCTCGATCCGCAAACCGGACAAGGCCCATCTTTTGAATCACAAGTCCATGCTGTCCAGCTTGCCGAAGTCGAAGTCGATACCGCTACAGGCAAAACCCGTGTGATCAAAATGACGACTGCTGTTGACGCTGGTCCCGTCATTCATCCTCAAAACTTAGTTGGCCAACTGGATGGTGGTATCGATATGGGGGTCGGCTGGGCACTGCGTGAACAATACATTGCCGGTCAAACCAAAGACTGGGTTTCCTTCAAATTCCCGACCATGGCCACCAGCTTTGATATGGAAACCATCATTCAGGAAACTCCGCGTCCCAAAGGCCCGCTCCAAGTTACGGGTATCGGCGAAATGTGCATGGTTCCCACAGCGCCGGCCGTCATCAACGCTATTTTCAATGCCACTGGAGCATGGATATGTGACTTGCCGGCAACACCGGATAAACTTCTTGCCGCAATGAACAGCGTCAACGCATAG
- a CDS encoding TetR/AcrR family transcriptional regulator yields MARGSKETRARLIDAVGRVLTQKGFEGVGINAVAREAGVDKVLIYRYFDNIQGLVTSFCQQDGFWPTPLELMGGNREEFAQKTFSQQLSDGAVNYLRALRSRPLAREVLAWRFLVQNELTDALDAVRLSSWTEVMQLLQAPPTEAGHDILALQAIIGAAVNHLGTRSATLSEFSGIDLDDEAGWLRLESMIRTIVALVLDQKTECRR; encoded by the coding sequence ATGGCACGGGGAAGTAAAGAAACGAGAGCACGCTTGATTGATGCAGTCGGAAGAGTGTTAACCCAAAAAGGCTTTGAAGGTGTTGGCATAAACGCTGTTGCTCGAGAAGCCGGTGTCGATAAAGTCTTAATTTATCGTTATTTTGATAATATTCAAGGGTTGGTGACTTCATTTTGTCAGCAGGATGGTTTCTGGCCAACACCGCTCGAACTTATGGGAGGGAACAGAGAGGAATTTGCCCAAAAGACGTTTTCTCAACAGTTGTCTGATGGCGCGGTCAATTATCTTCGAGCATTGCGTTCTCGTCCGCTTGCCCGTGAAGTCTTGGCCTGGAGGTTTTTGGTACAAAACGAATTGACTGACGCTCTTGACGCGGTTCGTTTATCAAGCTGGACAGAGGTTATGCAGCTCTTGCAGGCACCCCCTACTGAGGCAGGGCACGATATTCTGGCGCTCCAAGCCATTATAGGGGCTGCAGTCAACCACCTCGGTACACGGTCCGCAACGTTATCCGAATTTTCCGGCATTGATTTGGACGATGAAGCCGGATGGCTTCGTCTGGAATCCATGATTCGAACAATTGTTGCTCTGGTTTTAGATCAGAAAACGGAGTGTCGCCGGTAG
- a CDS encoding 2Fe-2S iron-sulfur cluster-binding protein encodes MKGLGTSPNSHLIQQEFVLSGAIQCVFCTPGMIIATKALLAVNSDEETRKWSDTFDHFRVLIIASKTRRSSLPLPNVS; translated from the coding sequence GTGAAAGGGTTAGGGACGTCTCCAAATTCACATTTGATTCAACAGGAGTTTGTACTCTCCGGAGCGATTCAGTGTGTTTTCTGTACTCCGGGTATGATTATAGCGACGAAAGCATTGCTGGCTGTAAACTCCGACGAAGAGACTCGGAAGTGGTCTGATACATTCGACCACTTCCGAGTCCTTATAATTGCATCGAAAACGAGGCGTTCTTCTCTTCCACTTCCCAACGTTTCCTGA
- a CDS encoding sodium-dependent transporter, producing the protein MHGRETWGSRTGFIMAAVGSAIGLGNIWRFPYMVYENGGGAFLIPYFVAMLAAGIPLMILEFALGQKFKGSAPKVFSSISKKWEWLGWWQVVVSFIITTYYVVVVAWAINYCFLAVSQGWGADPKAFFYGEFLGLTDSPLDMGGVQPAILFATAAAWLFTYIAVFTGVKSGIERINKIFMPLLFLLVFIFIGRGLMLPGATEGLNWLFKPDFSATLDGKVWADAFGQIFYSLSIGFGIMLSYASYLPEDSDINNNACMTVFINCGFSIISGIMIFSVLGYMAHQQGVPVSEVAGSGVGLAFITLPTAINLMPAPAFFGILFFLALCVAGLSSMISLNEVVVAALMDKIDISRKKAATIFCVTGFLISIAFTTGGGLLLLDIVDHFINNFGVLIGGLVEILFVVWFCNIDELRIHANRVSEINVGMLWTNSLRFLVPAMLGFMLISNFIEDISTSYGGYSTTATLTFGWSNLFLCSVFAIILARKDHAFAESINTNQRFLKRR; encoded by the coding sequence ATGCATGGAAGAGAAACATGGGGGTCCCGGACTGGCTTTATCATGGCTGCTGTGGGCTCCGCTATCGGTCTTGGTAACATTTGGCGCTTTCCCTATATGGTCTATGAAAACGGAGGCGGCGCCTTTCTTATTCCGTATTTCGTGGCAATGCTTGCCGCGGGCATCCCGCTTATGATTCTTGAATTTGCTCTTGGGCAAAAATTTAAGGGATCTGCCCCGAAGGTATTTTCCTCGATTTCGAAAAAATGGGAATGGCTCGGCTGGTGGCAGGTCGTGGTGTCCTTTATCATCACAACATACTATGTCGTTGTTGTCGCCTGGGCCATCAATTACTGTTTTCTTGCCGTGTCTCAAGGTTGGGGCGCGGATCCGAAGGCGTTTTTTTACGGAGAATTTCTGGGACTCACCGATTCCCCTCTGGACATGGGTGGGGTGCAGCCCGCAATATTATTCGCGACTGCGGCAGCATGGCTTTTTACCTACATTGCAGTGTTTACCGGTGTGAAAAGTGGAATTGAACGGATCAATAAAATTTTCATGCCGTTGCTTTTTTTGCTTGTTTTCATTTTCATCGGTCGAGGGTTGATGCTTCCCGGTGCAACTGAGGGGCTCAACTGGTTATTTAAACCCGATTTTTCCGCAACATTGGATGGTAAAGTGTGGGCCGACGCCTTTGGACAGATTTTTTATTCTTTGTCCATCGGATTTGGCATCATGTTGTCTTACGCCAGTTACCTGCCTGAAGACTCAGATATCAATAATAATGCCTGCATGACCGTCTTTATCAACTGCGGATTCAGTATCATTTCCGGTATCATGATTTTCAGCGTGCTCGGCTATATGGCACATCAACAGGGTGTTCCCGTTAGTGAAGTCGCTGGTTCCGGTGTGGGGTTGGCCTTTATCACCTTACCGACGGCGATTAACTTGATGCCTGCTCCGGCATTTTTCGGCATTTTGTTTTTTCTTGCGCTCTGTGTTGCCGGCCTCTCCTCTATGATTTCTCTGAACGAAGTCGTTGTTGCGGCACTTATGGATAAAATCGACATATCGCGTAAAAAAGCGGCGACGATCTTTTGTGTTACCGGATTTTTGATCAGTATTGCCTTTACAACGGGTGGGGGGCTCTTGTTGTTGGATATTGTTGATCACTTTATCAACAATTTTGGTGTGCTCATCGGCGGTCTTGTCGAAATCCTGTTTGTTGTCTGGTTCTGCAATATTGATGAACTTCGCATCCATGCAAATAGGGTGTCTGAAATCAACGTCGGCATGTTGTGGACAAATAGTCTGCGTTTTCTTGTCCCTGCCATGCTTGGATTTATGCTCATTTCCAACTTCATAGAAGACATCTCCACAAGCTATGGTGGATACTCGACAACAGCAACGCTCACGTTTGGTTGGTCCAATCTGTTTCTCTGCAGTGTCTTTGCCATTATTTTAGCACGAAAGGACCATGCGTTTGCAGAGAGTATCAATACGAATCAAAGATTCCTGAAAAGGAGATAA
- a CDS encoding MetS family NSS transporter small subunit: MTTNAIIMMLLGLGITWGGAIACFRVAFKSKRR; this comes from the coding sequence ATGACGACCAATGCAATTATTATGATGCTTTTGGGTCTTGGCATTACGTGGGGTGGGGCAATAGCATGTTTTCGGGTTGCCTTTAAAAGTAAGCGTCGTTAG
- a CDS encoding winged helix-turn-helix domain-containing protein → MGRIPKGNELLEQAKRALNKAKTVDELRQLQAVIFPLEMGISLEQTALLIGRSVRWTSQARTEFIQSGACTVNQKPGTGGRRRQNLTPEAEKDFLEPFLQKAKEGEILVVAEIHRALEQRLGRKIPLSSAYNLLHRHGWRKLAPDKRHVAADVEAQEAWKKNSNS, encoded by the coding sequence ATGGGACGAATTCCAAAAGGCAACGAGCTTCTTGAACAAGCCAAACGCGCTTTAAACAAAGCGAAGACTGTCGACGAACTCCGTCAGCTCCAGGCTGTTATTTTCCCTTTAGAAATGGGGATTTCTCTTGAACAAACGGCTCTTTTGATAGGTCGCTCTGTACGATGGACTTCCCAAGCGAGGACTGAATTCATCCAGAGTGGTGCCTGTACGGTCAACCAAAAACCAGGAACAGGTGGAAGAAGGCGTCAAAACCTAACACCTGAAGCAGAAAAAGATTTCCTTGAGCCATTTCTTCAAAAAGCAAAGGAAGGAGAAATCCTCGTCGTAGCCGAGATACATCGGGCCCTCGAACAACGGCTTGGGCGAAAGATTCCTCTTTCCTCAGCCTACAACCTCTTGCACCGACATGGCTGGCGAAAACTGGCTCCCGATAAACGTCATGTAGCGGCGGATGTCGAGGCGCAAGAGGCTTGGAAAAAAAACTCAAATTCATAG